A window of Streptomyces sp. NBC_01224 genomic DNA:
CTGCCGCGCAGCCCGCCCCCGGTGCACGCACTGTCTCCGCCGGAGTGCTCGCCGCCCCGCCGCCCTCCGGGGCCACCGGGCCCCGGGCTGCCGCGCCCCGGTCCGTCACCGGCCGCGCGACAGCGGCCGGCGCCATCGTCTCCGCCCTGCTGATCCTCGCGATCGTGTTCGGCAGCAGGCTTCTTGAGAACTTCGACTCCGCTCTTCTTCCGTACGCCGTCGCCACCGTCTTCCTCGCCTTCGGCGTCGCCTACCGCTACACGGTCTGGGTCTCCGCGCCCGGTGCCCGGCGCCTGTTCAAACAGGGGTGGCGGAGCTTCTTCTCCGTGGCCAACTTCCGCCAGGCCCCAACTGCCCTGCCCAGGATGATCGCCACCTATCTGGGCTTCCAGAAATTCCTCGGCGCCCGCTCCTACGCCCGCTGGGCCGCCCACCAACTGATCTTCTGGGGCTGCATCCTCGCCTCCCTGATCACCTTCCCGCTGACCTGGGGCTGGTTCACCTTCACCTCCGGTTCCGGCTCGGGCCCCGGCTACGAGATGCGCATCTGGGGCTTCAGGATCATCGGCTTCGATTCCCTGGACATCCTGGGCTGGCTGATGTTCCACGGCCTGGACATCGCCGCCGTGCTCGTCATCCCCGGCGCCTCGTACTTCCTCTGGCGGAGGATGAAGGACCGCGGCGCCATCACCGGCCAGCGCTTCGCCTACGACCTGGTGCCGCTGATCGCCCTGATCGTCATCTCCGTGACCGGTCTGCTGCTCACCTTCTCGTCGATCTTCCTGCACGGCGGCGGATACGAATTCCTGGCGATCCTCCACATGGTGTCGGTGGTCTTCACCCTCATCTACATCCCGTTCGGGAAGTTCTTCCACATCGTCCAGCGCCCGGCCGCGGTCGGCATGCAGCTGTTCAAATACACCGCCCGGCAGAACCAGGAGGTCTTCGGCTGCCGCCGCTGCGAGGAGCCCATCGACACCGGGCCGTACGTCGAGAACCTCCGCGGCACCATGCGCGACCTCAGCCTCGGCTTCGACGAGTGGGCCGAATACTGCCCGCGCTGCAAGCGGCTGCTGCGCGGCAGCGCCTATCTCTCCCAGGTGAAGAAGGGCTTCAAGTGACCTCGGATCCGCGAGCAGCCGACCCCCGTACGGCCGTTCCTCTCGACCCCTCCCTCGCGCCGCCCGGCACCCGGGCCTTCCGGGACGCGGGAGGTATCCCCGCCGACCGGTGGCACGCCGACCAGGAGGGCGAGACACTCGTCCCCACCCACTGCTGCTTCTGCGGGGTCCAGTGCGGGATGTATCTGCGCGTCGACCGCAAAGGCAAGGTCTTCGGCGTCGAACCCCGCAACCACGACATCAACCGGATGCGGCTGTGCCCCAAGGGCATCAACGCGTATCAGCAGGTCAACCACCCCGACCGGCTCACCGCTCCGCTCCTGCGCCGCTCCCGCGACGAGGACTTCCACGAAGTCTCCTGGGACGAGGCACTCGACTTCACCGTCTCCGAGATCAAGCGCATCCAGCGGAGTTATGGGAACGACGCCTTCGGGCTCCTCGGCGGCGCCAGCCTCTTCTCCGAAAAGACTTATCTGGTCGGCAAATTCGCCCGGGTCGCCCTCAAGTCCCGGCATGTCGACTACAACGGCCGGCTCTGCATGGTCAGCGCCGCGGGCGCCAACAAACTCGCCTTCGGCATCGACCGGGCCGGCAACCCCTTCTCCGACATGCTGCTCACCGACTGCCTGCTGATCGCGGGCTCCAACGTCGGCGAGTGCTTTCCCGTGATGACCCAGTACGTGTGGGGAGCCCGGGACCGCGGCGCAAGCCTGATCATCGTCGACCCGCGCCAGACCGCGATCGCCCGCACCGCCGACATCCATGTCGCGCTCAAGCCCGGCACCGACTCGGCGTTCTTCAACTCCGTACTGAACGTGGTCATCGAGGAGGGTCTGACCGACGAGGCCTATCTCGCCGCCCACGCCACCGGCTGGGAGGAGGTGAAGGCCAAGGCCGGCGAGTACCCGCCGTCCCGGGCCGCCGAGATCTGCGGCATCCCCGCCCAGCAGATCGTCCAGGTCGCCCGCGCCTTTGCCCGCGCCCCCAAGGCCATGGCCTGGCACGCACGCGGCATCGAGCACCACTCGCAGGGCGTCGAGAACTGCCTCAGCGTGATCAACCTCTGCGCCGCCACCGGCCACATCGGCAAGCCCGGCGCCGGTTACGGCACCCTCACCGGCCAGGGCAACGGGCAGGGCGGCCGCGAGCACGGCCAGAAAGCCGACCTCCTTCCCGGCGGCCGCTCGATCATGAACGAGGAGCACCGCAGGCAGATCTGCGAGATCTGGGGCATCGAGGAGTCCGAGCTCCCTCCCGCAGGCACCTCGATGATGGAAATGGTCTGGCAGATGCAGCGCCGCGAGATCCGCGGACTGATCGGCATCTGCAACAACCCCTTCGTCTCCCTTCCCAACTACAAGGTGGTCAAGGAGGGGTACGACGCCACAGAGTTCCATGCCCAATTCGACTTCTTCCTTTCCGAGACCGCTGCCAACGCACATGTCGTCTTCCCCGTCACCACCTGGGCCGAGGACGAAGGGGTGATGGCCAACGCTGAGGCCCGGGTGGTCAAGCACAACAAGGCCCAGGACCCGCCCCCCGGCGTACGGACCGACACCTGGGTGATGTGCGAACTCGCCAAGCGCCTGGGCGCGGGCGACAAATTCGCGTTCGCCGACTCCCGCGAGGTCTTCGATGAACTGCGGACCGCCTCCGCCGGCACCGTCAACGACTACTACGGCATCACCTACGAACGGCTGGAGGAGACCGGCGGGATCGTCTGGCCCTGCCCCTCCACCGACCACCCCGGCACCCCCCGGCTCTTCGAGGACGGGAAGACCTACCACCCCGACGGCAAGATCCATCTGCAGGTCGTCGAGTGGCACCCGCCGATGGACCCGTACGACGACGAGCACCCCATGTCGCTGACCACCGGACGCACCGTCGCCCACTTCCTCTCCGGCAACCAGACCCGTCGGCTGGGCGGCCTCGTCGAACAGACCCCGCGCCCCTGGGCCGAGCTCCACCCCTCCCACGGTTTCCGCAACGGCGAACCGGTCCGCGTCGTCACCCGGCGCGGCAGCGAGGTCTTCCCTGCCCTGGTCACCGAGGCGATCCGCCCCGACACCGTCTTCATCCCGTACCACTGGCCCGTCCCCACCGCGGCCAACGCCCTGACCATCGACGCCCTCGACCCCCGCTCCAAGATTCCCGAGTACAAGGTGTGCGCCTGCCGTATCGAGCACGCCGAAACGATCGACGAGGTCCCCGCACCGCCTGTCGCGCCCGGCCATGTCGCCTACCCGGAGGCCCAGGTCTCCCGTACCGACCCGCTGCCGCCCACGTCCCCCCAGGGCCGTGGCACCTCGGAGAGGGGCTGATCGCCGCATGATGGGCAGAACGATCTTCATCGACCCGGGGCGCTGCATCGGCTGCCAGGCCTGTGTCTCCGCCTGCCGGGAATGCGACTCGCACCGCGGCAAGTCGATGATCCACCTCGACTACACCGACGAGGGCCAGTCCGTGGCCTCCCTCCCCACAGTCTGCATGCACTGTGAGGACCCGGTCGCTCCGTGCGCCGAGGTCTGCCCCGCCGACGCGATCCTGGTGACCGCCGACGGTGTGGTGCAGCAGGCCGACACCACCCGCTGCATCGGCTGCGCCAACTGCGTCAACGCCTGCCCCTTCGGCGTTCCGAAGATCGATCTGCAGGCGAAGCTGCAGATGAAATGCAACCTCTGCTACGACCGCACCGCCTATGGCCTCGCCCCCATGTGCGCGACCGTCTGCCCGACGGGAGCGCTGTTCTACGGGACCGTCGAGGAGCTCCAGGCCGAGCGCCCCGGCGTCCAGGTCGCCGACACCTTCGTCTTCGGCCGGAGCGAGGTCCGCACCGGCGTCGCCATGGTCGTACCCGCCGACAAGGTCCAGTGGCCGGTGCCCGGCGGTCTTCCTGTCGTCGAGATCAACGGGAAGGACGTCCGGCGATGAGCGCCACCGGCCAGCCGCCCTCCGGGGATCCGTGCGAAGCCCTGCACGACCGGATCGCCGCCGACTCCCTCACCACCCGGCGCGACTACCTTCGGATCGTCGCGACCGTCTCGGGCGGACTCGCCGTCGGCAGCCTCGGCGTGGCCGGCGGAATCCTGCCGCGTCACGGCGACGTCGACGACGCCAAGGCACCCGCGCCGAAGAAGATCACCGCTCAGCTTCTTCCCGGTGAGTCCATCGCCTTCCACTACCCGGACGAAGAGGACCGGGCGGTCGCCGTCCGGCTCGACGACGGCACCCTTGTCGGATACTCCGCGATCTGTACCCATCTCGCCTGTGCCGTGCTCTGGCGCAAGGACCGCGGCTCCGAGGGGGAGCTGTACTGCCCCTGCCACGAGGGTGTCTTCGACGCCCGCACAGGCGAGGTCACCGCCGGGCCACCGCCCCGCGCACTGCCCAAGGTGGTGCTCATCGAGCAGACCGACGGCAGCGTCTGGGCGGTCGGCACGACCCGCTCGGGCGAGAGCATCGAGCACGGCCTGTGCCGCCGGCTCAGCATCGACCGCCCGGACCTCGCGTCCCGCATCGGCTGCCCCGCGGTCAGAGGCAAAGGCGCGGAGGCACCCCCGGCCTCCGAGGCCGAGACTCCCGGCAGGCGGACATGACCGACGCCCGGCAGCCCCGTGACCAGGAGTCCCCCGACTATCCGGAGTACCGCCCGGGCAGCGCCCGCCCCGAACTGAACCGCCCCGTCCGCGAACGCTATCCGCAGATCCGTGCCACCAGTGGCTACGGCGACCCCCGGGTCCGCCACACCGGTCCCGGCCCGGGTGCCGGCACCGACCAGGAACCCGAACGCTCCTCGAAACTGACGGCCCGGCTGGTCCTGG
This region includes:
- a CDS encoding molybdopterin oxidoreductase family protein → MTSDPRAADPRTAVPLDPSLAPPGTRAFRDAGGIPADRWHADQEGETLVPTHCCFCGVQCGMYLRVDRKGKVFGVEPRNHDINRMRLCPKGINAYQQVNHPDRLTAPLLRRSRDEDFHEVSWDEALDFTVSEIKRIQRSYGNDAFGLLGGASLFSEKTYLVGKFARVALKSRHVDYNGRLCMVSAAGANKLAFGIDRAGNPFSDMLLTDCLLIAGSNVGECFPVMTQYVWGARDRGASLIIVDPRQTAIARTADIHVALKPGTDSAFFNSVLNVVIEEGLTDEAYLAAHATGWEEVKAKAGEYPPSRAAEICGIPAQQIVQVARAFARAPKAMAWHARGIEHHSQGVENCLSVINLCAATGHIGKPGAGYGTLTGQGNGQGGREHGQKADLLPGGRSIMNEEHRRQICEIWGIEESELPPAGTSMMEMVWQMQRREIRGLIGICNNPFVSLPNYKVVKEGYDATEFHAQFDFFLSETAANAHVVFPVTTWAEDEGVMANAEARVVKHNKAQDPPPGVRTDTWVMCELAKRLGAGDKFAFADSREVFDELRTASAGTVNDYYGITYERLEETGGIVWPCPSTDHPGTPRLFEDGKTYHPDGKIHLQVVEWHPPMDPYDDEHPMSLTTGRTVAHFLSGNQTRRLGGLVEQTPRPWAELHPSHGFRNGEPVRVVTRRGSEVFPALVTEAIRPDTVFIPYHWPVPTAANALTIDALDPRSKIPEYKVCACRIEHAETIDEVPAPPVAPGHVAYPEAQVSRTDPLPPTSPQGRGTSERG
- a CDS encoding 4Fe-4S dicluster domain-containing protein gives rise to the protein MMGRTIFIDPGRCIGCQACVSACRECDSHRGKSMIHLDYTDEGQSVASLPTVCMHCEDPVAPCAEVCPADAILVTADGVVQQADTTRCIGCANCVNACPFGVPKIDLQAKLQMKCNLCYDRTAYGLAPMCATVCPTGALFYGTVEELQAERPGVQVADTFVFGRSEVRTGVAMVVPADKVQWPVPGGLPVVEINGKDVRR
- a CDS encoding QcrA and Rieske domain-containing protein, whose product is MSATGQPPSGDPCEALHDRIAADSLTTRRDYLRIVATVSGGLAVGSLGVAGGILPRHGDVDDAKAPAPKKITAQLLPGESIAFHYPDEEDRAVAVRLDDGTLVGYSAICTHLACAVLWRKDRGSEGELYCPCHEGVFDARTGEVTAGPPPRALPKVVLIEQTDGSVWAVGTTRSGESIEHGLCRRLSIDRPDLASRIGCPAVRGKGAEAPPASEAETPGRRT
- a CDS encoding MFS transporter; protein product: MTEPPDASAAQPAPGARTVSAGVLAAPPPSGATGPRAAAPRSVTGRATAAGAIVSALLILAIVFGSRLLENFDSALLPYAVATVFLAFGVAYRYTVWVSAPGARRLFKQGWRSFFSVANFRQAPTALPRMIATYLGFQKFLGARSYARWAAHQLIFWGCILASLITFPLTWGWFTFTSGSGSGPGYEMRIWGFRIIGFDSLDILGWLMFHGLDIAAVLVIPGASYFLWRRMKDRGAITGQRFAYDLVPLIALIVISVTGLLLTFSSIFLHGGGYEFLAILHMVSVVFTLIYIPFGKFFHIVQRPAAVGMQLFKYTARQNQEVFGCRRCEEPIDTGPYVENLRGTMRDLSLGFDEWAEYCPRCKRLLRGSAYLSQVKKGFK